The following are encoded together in the Nocardioides thalensis genome:
- a CDS encoding methylated-DNA--[protein]-cysteine S-methyltransferase, producing MWTVTESPVGPLRIIEQNGAITAIEFAPWRDADGRPRGERSDDHPLLVEAVRQLHAYFARELDTFDLPLAPVGSAFQQRVWEQLRGVAFGETASYGEIAKRLGMTNAASRAVGLANGRNPIPIVIPCHRIIGADGTLTGYAGGLERKQLLLSLEQDALF from the coding sequence ATGTGGACCGTGACCGAGTCGCCCGTAGGACCCCTGCGGATCATCGAGCAGAACGGTGCGATCACCGCCATCGAGTTCGCGCCGTGGCGCGACGCCGACGGCCGCCCGCGCGGCGAGCGCTCCGACGACCACCCACTGCTCGTCGAGGCCGTGCGCCAGCTGCACGCCTACTTCGCTCGTGAGCTCGACACCTTCGACCTGCCGCTCGCGCCGGTCGGCAGCGCGTTCCAACAAAGGGTGTGGGAGCAGCTGCGCGGCGTCGCGTTCGGCGAGACCGCGTCGTACGGCGAGATCGCCAAGCGCCTCGGGATGACCAACGCCGCCTCGCGCGCCGTCGGCCTCGCCAACGGCCGCAACCCGATCCCGATCGTGATCCCGTGCCACCGGATCATCGGTGCCGACGGCACCCTCACCGGCTACGCCGGCGGCCTCGAGCGCAAGCAGCTGCTGTTGTCGCTCGAGCAGGACGCGCTCTTCTGA
- a CDS encoding CPBP family glutamic-type intramembrane protease has translation MLSADPGPARPEEPLGYHQLHRLGRQGIGWSALALFVTVVVGYVAANVVVLAVAVVADLAGTTVETDPVTPAGLTALNLVWAVAIPVTWLALFAGHGLRPGWLASVVGRVRWRWLVVCLGLSLVALVATIVVSMFFPQQPGAEVSGELNDWSARTRDFVLVIVLLTPLQAAGEEFAFRGYLTQAFGGLVGGRLAAPVAVAVPALLFALAHGAQSAPVFVDRLAFGLVAGALTILTGGLEAGIAMHVLNNWTAFGLALAFGDLDASLTPDGGTWWTLPGTLTQSFVFLGLVLWSARRRGVETAWEGGVLEGPGSRR, from the coding sequence GTGCTCTCGGCTGACCCCGGGCCCGCGCGACCGGAGGAGCCGCTCGGCTACCACCAGCTGCACCGGCTCGGCCGCCAGGGGATCGGCTGGTCGGCTCTCGCGCTGTTCGTCACGGTCGTCGTCGGGTACGTCGCCGCGAACGTGGTCGTGCTGGCGGTGGCGGTGGTCGCCGACCTGGCGGGCACCACCGTCGAGACGGACCCGGTCACACCGGCCGGCCTGACCGCGCTCAACCTGGTCTGGGCGGTCGCGATCCCGGTCACCTGGCTCGCGCTGTTCGCAGGACACGGACTCCGGCCGGGCTGGCTCGCATCGGTCGTCGGCCGGGTCCGGTGGCGCTGGCTCGTGGTGTGCCTCGGCCTGTCCCTGGTCGCCCTGGTCGCCACGATCGTCGTCTCGATGTTCTTCCCGCAGCAGCCCGGCGCCGAGGTCAGCGGCGAGCTCAACGACTGGTCGGCGCGCACCCGCGACTTCGTGCTCGTGATCGTGCTGCTGACCCCGTTGCAGGCCGCGGGGGAGGAGTTCGCGTTCCGCGGCTACCTGACCCAGGCGTTCGGCGGCCTGGTGGGTGGCCGGCTCGCGGCGCCGGTCGCGGTCGCCGTACCGGCCCTGCTGTTCGCGCTGGCGCACGGCGCCCAGTCCGCCCCGGTGTTCGTGGACCGGTTGGCGTTCGGGCTGGTCGCCGGCGCCTTGACGATCCTCACCGGGGGCCTCGAGGCGGGGATCGCGATGCACGTGCTCAACAACTGGACCGCGTTCGGTCTCGCGCTGGCGTTCGGCGACCTCGACGCCTCGCTGACGCCGGACGGCGGCACCTGGTGGACGTTGCCGGGGACGCTGACCCAGTCGTTCGTGTTCCTCGGCCTGGTCCTGTGGTCGGCCCGGCGCCGGGGCGTGGAGACCGCCTGGGAGGGGGGCGTTTTGGAGGGCCCGGGGTCCCGACGGTAA
- the leuC gene encoding 3-isopropylmalate dehydratase large subunit, protein MGKTLAEKVWDEHVVRSTQGEPDLLFIDLHLIHEVTSPQAFDGLRLAGRTVRRPDLTLATEDHNVPTVDWDKPIADPVSKTQVDTLRRNAEEFGVRLHPLGDVEQGIVHVVGPQLGLTQPGMTIVCGDSHTSTHGAFGAIAFGIGTSEVEHVLATQTLPQAKPKTMAVTVNGSLPDGVTAKDLILTLISKTGTGGGQGYIVEYRGQAIEELSMEARMTICNMSIEWGAKAGLIAPDQTTFDYIEGRPEAPKGAEWDAAVAHWKTLVTDADAEFDKEIVLDAADVTPFVTWGTNPGQGVPLAANVPDPADFAEDSDRIAAEKALTYMGLEAGTPMRDIKVDTVFIGSCTNGRIEDLRIAAEIIKGHQVAPDTRLLVVPGSVRVRMQAQDEGLDVVFKEAGAEWRGAGCSMCLGMNPDTLQPGERSASTSNRNFEGRQGKGGRTHLVSVPVAAATAIRGTLSSPADLEPATAAN, encoded by the coding sequence ATGGGCAAGACCCTGGCGGAGAAGGTGTGGGACGAGCACGTCGTCCGGTCGACCCAGGGGGAGCCGGACCTTCTCTTCATCGACCTCCACCTCATCCACGAGGTCACCAGCCCGCAGGCCTTCGACGGCCTGCGCCTCGCCGGCCGCACCGTTCGCCGGCCTGACCTCACCCTCGCCACCGAGGACCACAACGTCCCGACGGTCGACTGGGACAAGCCGATCGCCGACCCGGTGAGCAAGACGCAGGTCGACACCCTGCGCAGGAACGCCGAGGAGTTCGGCGTCCGGCTGCACCCGCTCGGCGACGTCGAGCAGGGCATCGTGCACGTCGTCGGTCCGCAGCTCGGCCTCACCCAGCCCGGCATGACGATCGTCTGCGGCGACAGCCACACCAGCACCCACGGTGCGTTCGGTGCGATCGCGTTCGGCATCGGCACCTCCGAGGTCGAGCACGTGCTCGCCACGCAGACCCTGCCCCAGGCGAAGCCGAAGACCATGGCCGTGACCGTCAACGGGAGCCTGCCCGACGGCGTCACCGCCAAGGACCTGATCCTGACGCTGATCAGCAAGACCGGCACCGGCGGCGGACAGGGCTACATCGTCGAGTACCGCGGCCAGGCCATCGAGGAGCTCTCGATGGAGGCCCGGATGACGATCTGCAACATGTCCATCGAGTGGGGTGCGAAGGCCGGACTGATCGCGCCCGACCAGACGACGTTCGACTACATCGAGGGCCGCCCCGAGGCACCGAAGGGCGCCGAGTGGGACGCCGCGGTCGCCCACTGGAAGACGCTCGTCACCGACGCCGACGCCGAGTTCGACAAGGAGATCGTCCTCGACGCCGCGGACGTGACGCCGTTCGTCACCTGGGGCACCAACCCCGGCCAGGGCGTGCCGCTGGCCGCGAACGTCCCGGACCCCGCGGACTTCGCGGAGGACAGCGACCGCATCGCGGCGGAGAAGGCGCTCACCTACATGGGTCTCGAGGCCGGTACGCCGATGCGCGACATCAAGGTCGACACCGTCTTCATCGGCTCGTGCACCAACGGCCGCATCGAGGACCTGCGCATCGCCGCCGAGATCATCAAGGGCCACCAGGTCGCCCCGGACACGCGACTGCTCGTGGTGCCGGGCTCCGTGCGGGTGCGGATGCAGGCGCAGGACGAGGGTCTCGACGTGGTCTTCAAGGAGGCCGGCGCTGAATGGCGCGGCGCGGGCTGCTCGATGTGCCTCGGCATGAACCCCGACACCCTCCAGCCCGGCGAGCGCAGCGCGTCCACCTCCAACCGCAACTTCGAGGGCCGGCAGGGCAAGGGCGGACGCACGCACCTGGTGTCCGTCCCGGTCGCTGCCGCCACCGCGATCCGCGGCACGCTCTCCTCGCCCGCCGACCTCGAGCCGGCCACGGCCGCGAACTGA
- a CDS encoding HU family DNA-binding protein, which translates to MNKSQLIDELATRFDGNRKAAAHALDSVLDTITRQVAKGEKVAITGFGAFEKAVRNPRFVRNPQTGARIKTKKKAVPKFTPGADLKNVISGAKKLPALPKPAKKAAAPAKKAAAAVKKAAAPAKKAAPAKKAAAKKAPAKKAPAKKAPAKKAPAKKAPAKKAPAKKAPAKKAPAKKAPVKKAPAKKAPAKKAPAKKAPAKKTAKKS; encoded by the coding sequence GTGAACAAGTCTCAGTTGATCGACGAGCTGGCGACACGCTTCGACGGCAACCGCAAGGCGGCGGCCCACGCGCTCGACTCCGTGCTCGACACCATCACGCGCCAGGTGGCGAAGGGTGAGAAGGTCGCCATCACCGGCTTCGGCGCGTTCGAGAAGGCCGTGCGCAACCCGCGCTTCGTGCGCAACCCGCAGACGGGTGCGCGCATCAAGACGAAGAAGAAGGCGGTGCCGAAGTTCACTCCCGGCGCCGACCTGAAGAACGTCATCTCCGGCGCGAAGAAGCTCCCGGCCCTGCCGAAGCCCGCGAAGAAGGCCGCCGCCCCCGCGAAGAAGGCAGCGGCTGCGGTGAAGAAGGCCGCCGCTCCGGCCAAGAAGGCGGCTCCCGCCAAGAAGGCCGCGGCGAAGAAGGCTCCGGCCAAGAAGGCGCCTGCGAAGAAGGCTCCGGCCAAGAAGGCGCCCGCGAAGAAGGCCCCTGCGAAGAAGGCGCCTGCGAAGAAGGCGCCCGCGAAGAAGGCGCCTGCGAAGAAGGCTCCGGTCAAGAAGGCGCCCGCGAAGAAGGCCCCGGCCAAGAAGGCACCCGCCAAGAAGGCCCCGGCCAAGAAGACCGCGAAGAAGTCCTGA
- a CDS encoding IclR family transcriptional regulator, with the protein MDNSSGVGVLDKAALVLTALESGPATLAGLVAGTGLARPTAHRLAVALEHHRLVARDMQGRFVLGPRLAELSAAAGEDRLLATAGPVLARLRDITGESAQLWRRQGDHRVCVAAAERPSGLRDTIPVGSQLTMRAGSAAQVLLAWDDPERIHRGLQNAAFSAAELSAIRRRGWAQSVGEREQGVASVSAPVRSPGGKVIAAVSVSGPLERLSRQPGRMHAPAVLAAAERLSESLRRAAAE; encoded by the coding sequence ATGGACAACTCGAGCGGCGTGGGCGTGCTGGACAAAGCCGCCCTGGTTCTCACGGCTCTGGAGTCGGGGCCGGCGACACTGGCCGGCCTGGTGGCCGGCACCGGTCTCGCCCGACCGACGGCGCACCGGCTGGCGGTGGCGCTGGAGCACCACCGGCTCGTGGCGCGCGACATGCAGGGTCGCTTCGTGCTCGGGCCGCGCCTCGCCGAGCTCTCCGCCGCTGCCGGCGAGGACCGGCTGCTCGCGACCGCCGGCCCGGTGCTGGCACGGCTGCGCGACATCACCGGCGAGTCCGCCCAGCTCTGGCGGCGCCAGGGCGACCACCGCGTCTGCGTCGCTGCGGCGGAGCGACCCTCCGGCCTGCGCGACACCATCCCGGTCGGCTCGCAGCTCACCATGCGCGCGGGCTCCGCGGCGCAGGTGCTGCTCGCGTGGGACGACCCCGAGCGCATCCACCGCGGCCTCCAGAACGCTGCGTTCTCGGCAGCCGAGCTCTCCGCGATCCGTCGCCGGGGCTGGGCCCAGTCGGTCGGCGAGCGCGAGCAGGGGGTGGCGTCGGTGTCGGCGCCGGTCCGCTCCCCCGGCGGGAAGGTCATCGCCGCCGTGTCGGTCTCCGGTCCGCTCGAGCGGCTCTCGCGCCAGCCCGGTCGCATGCACGCCCCCGCGGTGCTCGCCGCGGCCGAGCGGCTGTCGGAGTCGCTACGGCGGGCGGCCGCTGAATAG
- the gltX gene encoding glutamate--tRNA ligase: MAPSPTGSPHVGLVRTALYNWAFARHHQRHGAGGTFVFRIEDTDKERNTEESYAALIELMHWLGLEWDEGPEVGGPFAPYRQSERSDYYVETLDRLRASSYTYDCYCTNAEVEERRKASGSKVMGYDGFCRELTQDQVEEFEAADRRPVVRFRMPDGTITWNDLVRGEISFETQFVPDFALCRANGDPLYTLVNPVDDAMMEITHVLRGEDLLSSTPRQIALYEALKDLGVAKATPEFGHLPYVMGEGNKKLSKRDPEAHALAYRDQGFLPEGLLNYLALLGWAIAADRDVFSVEEMVDAFEIGDVNPNPARFDLKKCEAINASHMRLLSLDDMTHRVLPHLKAAGVVHDPVSDSDAQLLELAMPLISERINKLSEAPAMLGFLFVDEDSFELDEADAAKLLDEQGKDVVRASLAALEGLATWSTAAIQEALQGALVDGMGLKPRVAFGAVRVAVTGKRISPPLFESMELLGRERSLGRLRRALG; the protein is encoded by the coding sequence ATGGCGCCCTCGCCGACCGGCAGCCCGCACGTCGGTCTCGTGCGCACCGCCCTCTACAACTGGGCGTTCGCACGGCACCACCAGCGCCACGGCGCCGGCGGCACGTTCGTGTTCCGCATCGAGGACACCGACAAGGAGCGCAACACCGAGGAGTCCTACGCCGCGCTGATCGAGCTCATGCACTGGCTCGGGCTCGAGTGGGACGAGGGCCCGGAGGTCGGCGGGCCGTTCGCGCCGTACCGCCAGAGCGAGCGGAGCGACTACTACGTCGAGACGCTCGACCGGCTGCGCGCGTCGTCGTACACCTACGACTGCTACTGCACCAACGCCGAGGTCGAGGAGCGCCGCAAGGCGTCCGGCTCCAAGGTGATGGGCTACGACGGCTTCTGCCGCGAGCTCACCCAGGACCAGGTCGAGGAGTTCGAGGCAGCCGACCGCCGGCCGGTCGTGCGGTTCCGGATGCCCGACGGCACCATCACGTGGAACGACCTGGTGCGCGGCGAGATCTCGTTCGAGACCCAGTTCGTCCCCGACTTCGCGCTCTGCCGCGCCAACGGCGACCCGCTCTACACGCTCGTCAACCCCGTCGACGACGCGATGATGGAGATCACCCACGTCCTCCGGGGCGAGGACCTCCTGTCGTCGACGCCGCGCCAGATCGCGCTCTACGAGGCGCTCAAGGACCTCGGCGTGGCCAAGGCGACGCCGGAGTTCGGCCACCTGCCCTACGTGATGGGGGAGGGCAACAAGAAGCTGTCGAAGCGCGACCCCGAGGCGCATGCCCTGGCCTACCGCGACCAGGGCTTCCTCCCCGAGGGCCTGCTCAACTACCTGGCGCTGCTCGGCTGGGCGATCGCCGCCGACCGCGACGTGTTCAGCGTCGAGGAGATGGTCGACGCGTTCGAGATCGGCGACGTCAACCCCAACCCGGCCCGGTTCGACCTCAAGAAGTGCGAGGCCATCAACGCCTCGCACATGCGGCTGCTGTCCCTCGACGACATGACCCACCGGGTGCTGCCGCACCTGAAGGCCGCCGGCGTCGTGCACGACCCGGTCTCGGACTCCGACGCGCAGCTGCTCGAGCTGGCGATGCCCCTCATCTCCGAGCGCATCAACAAGCTGAGCGAGGCGCCCGCGATGCTGGGCTTCCTGTTCGTCGACGAGGACTCGTTCGAGCTCGACGAGGCCGACGCCGCGAAGCTGCTCGACGAGCAGGGCAAGGATGTCGTCCGCGCGTCGCTCGCCGCGCTCGAGGGGCTGGCGACCTGGTCGACGGCCGCGATCCAGGAGGCCCTGCAGGGCGCGCTGGTCGACGGCATGGGCCTGAAGCCGCGGGTCGCCTTCGGTGCCGTTCGGGTGGCGGTGACCGGGAAGCGGATCAGCCCGCCGCTGTTCGAGTCGATGGAGCTGCTCGGGCGGGAGCGCAGCCTGGGTCGGCTCCGGCGTGCTCTCGGCTGA
- the leuD gene encoding 3-isopropylmalate dehydratase small subunit: MDKFTHHTGVGVPLKRSNVDTDQIIPAVYLKRVTRTGFEDGLFAAWRNDPEFVLNQDAYKAGTVLVAGPDFGTGSSREHAVWALQNYGFKAVISSRFADIFRGNSGKAGLLAAQVDEKVVQRLWDYLDDNPGGEITVDLESKTVRTADGSVEDSFDIDDYTRWRLLEGLDDIGITLGHEADIAAYEATRPSWKPATQH, from the coding sequence ATGGACAAGTTCACCCACCACACCGGCGTCGGCGTCCCGCTGAAGCGCAGCAACGTCGACACCGACCAGATCATCCCGGCCGTCTACCTCAAGCGCGTGACGCGCACCGGTTTCGAGGACGGCCTGTTCGCGGCCTGGCGCAACGATCCGGAGTTCGTCCTCAACCAGGACGCCTACAAGGCCGGCACCGTGCTGGTCGCCGGTCCCGACTTCGGAACCGGGTCGTCCCGCGAGCACGCCGTGTGGGCGCTGCAGAACTACGGATTCAAGGCAGTGATCTCCTCGCGCTTCGCCGACATCTTCCGCGGCAACTCCGGCAAGGCCGGGCTTCTCGCCGCCCAGGTCGACGAGAAGGTCGTGCAGCGACTGTGGGACTACCTCGATGACAACCCCGGCGGGGAGATCACCGTCGACCTCGAGAGCAAGACGGTGCGCACTGCCGACGGATCTGTCGAGGACAGCTTCGACATCGACGACTACACGCGGTGGCGGCTGCTCGAGGGCCTCGACGACATCGGCATCACCCTCGGTCACGAGGCGGATATCGCTGCCTACGAGGCGACGCGTCCGAGCTGGAAGCCGGCCACCCAGCACTGA
- a CDS encoding 2-phospho-L-lactate guanylyltransferase, producing MSAAGTGFVVVVPVKSPGVGKSRLGDLDGIDRSLLAAAFATDTVAACLHTDGVVGVLVVTEDAGLAATLTALGADTCGDGPVPGLNPALRHGAAVAAGRWPDAVPVALLADLPALRTEDLAAALAQIAGRARDAASYVVDADGTGTTLYAAPHDAFDPRFGVDSAAAHAAAGGVAIEGELLTLRRDVDDVGALWAAAELGVGTATRTLLGGRTQPRV from the coding sequence GTGAGCGCTGCCGGGACGGGTTTCGTCGTCGTCGTCCCGGTGAAGTCGCCCGGTGTCGGCAAGTCCCGTCTCGGCGACCTCGACGGGATCGATCGCAGCCTGCTCGCAGCCGCCTTCGCGACCGACACCGTGGCGGCCTGCCTGCACACCGACGGTGTCGTGGGCGTGCTCGTGGTCACCGAGGACGCCGGCCTGGCCGCGACCCTGACGGCCCTCGGCGCCGACACGTGCGGCGACGGACCGGTGCCGGGCCTCAATCCCGCGTTGCGGCACGGAGCCGCCGTCGCGGCGGGGCGATGGCCCGACGCCGTCCCGGTCGCGCTCCTCGCCGACCTGCCCGCGCTCCGCACCGAGGACCTCGCGGCGGCGTTGGCTCAGATCGCCGGCCGGGCGCGGGATGCGGCGTCGTACGTCGTCGACGCCGACGGCACCGGCACCACGCTCTACGCGGCGCCGCACGACGCGTTCGACCCGCGTTTCGGGGTCGACTCCGCGGCGGCGCACGCTGCCGCCGGTGGGGTCGCGATCGAGGGCGAGCTCCTGACGCTCCGCCGCGACGTCGACGACGTCGGCGCGCTGTGGGCCGCGGCCGAGCTGGGAGTGGGTACGGCGACCCGCACGCTTCTCGGAGGACGCACGCAACCCCGGGTGTAG
- a CDS encoding AIM24 family protein — protein sequence MRSDLFAQELQEVEGPGNFVKQNSKMMKIELSQGTVKALQGSMVAYQGNVNFEHQGAGGVGKWLKQKVTGEGLPIMRMTGTGEIFLAKNGMDVHVIELENDSISCNGANILAYSDTLQDDIQLVRGAGMMSGGLFNTTLTGTGQVAIVTDGTPILLNAGEAPTFVDPDAAVCWSAGLQINLKADIGMKALFGRTSGEEFQLAFNGQGFVIVQPSENMRFGGAQDAGQQVQQQSPLGGLGNLLR from the coding sequence ATGCGCAGTGATCTTTTCGCCCAGGAGCTCCAGGAAGTCGAAGGCCCGGGCAACTTCGTCAAGCAGAACTCGAAGATGATGAAGATCGAGCTCTCGCAGGGCACCGTGAAGGCCCTCCAGGGCTCGATGGTCGCCTACCAGGGCAACGTCAACTTCGAGCACCAGGGTGCCGGCGGCGTCGGCAAGTGGCTCAAGCAGAAGGTGACCGGCGAGGGCCTGCCGATCATGCGGATGACCGGCACCGGCGAGATCTTCCTCGCCAAGAACGGCATGGACGTGCACGTCATCGAGCTCGAGAACGACTCGATCTCCTGCAACGGCGCCAACATCCTCGCCTACTCCGACACCCTCCAGGACGACATCCAGCTCGTCCGCGGCGCCGGGATGATGTCCGGCGGTCTCTTCAACACCACGCTCACCGGCACCGGCCAGGTCGCGATCGTCACCGACGGCACCCCGATCCTGCTCAACGCGGGCGAGGCGCCGACGTTCGTCGACCCCGACGCCGCGGTGTGCTGGTCGGCGGGCCTGCAGATCAACCTCAAGGCCGACATCGGCATGAAGGCGCTGTTCGGCCGCACGTCGGGCGAGGAGTTCCAGCTCGCGTTCAACGGCCAGGGCTTCGTCATCGTCCAGCCGAGCGAGAACATGCGCTTCGGCGGCGCCCAGGACGCCGGCCAGCAGGTGCAGCAGCAGAGCCCGCTCGGCGGGCTCGGCAACCTGCTGCGCTGA
- a CDS encoding AlkA N-terminal domain-containing protein, translated as MNLDVDSCYAAVRSRDRRFDGVFYTGVRTTGIYCRPSCPARTPALRNVTFHRSAAAAQAAGFRACKRCLPDATPGSPEWDVAATVAGRAMRLISDGVVDREGVEGLAVRLGYTSRHLSRLLTAELGAGPLALARTQRAQTARVLVETTELGFADIAFAAGFASVRQFNDTIRAVYDASPTELRGRRSGPRTPGAVDLRLAVRTPYAGRALLRFLADRAVAGVEVASVRDDGSGSYARTLDLPHGFGTVRLELDDLVEPGVAFVRASFALQDLRDTSAALARVRGLLDADCDPVPVGEHLATDPGLAPLVARRPGLRVPGHPAGHELAVRAVLGQQVSVAGARTVAGRLVAEHGRPVDTDIPGLTHLFPSAATVATLDPESLPMPRARGRALATLGAALADGEVVLDRGVDRDETRRRLMTLPGIGAWTADYIAMRALGHPDVFLPTDVGVRHALTRMGSDDTDPAPWSPWRSYALMHLWTSLEDEN; from the coding sequence ATGAACCTCGACGTCGACTCGTGCTACGCGGCCGTCCGGTCGCGCGACCGGCGGTTCGACGGCGTCTTCTACACCGGCGTCCGCACCACCGGCATCTACTGCCGCCCGTCCTGCCCGGCCCGCACCCCCGCGCTCCGCAACGTCACGTTCCACCGCAGCGCGGCCGCCGCCCAGGCCGCCGGCTTCCGGGCGTGCAAGCGGTGCCTGCCCGACGCGACGCCCGGCAGCCCCGAGTGGGACGTCGCCGCGACGGTCGCCGGCCGCGCGATGCGACTGATCAGCGACGGGGTCGTCGACCGCGAGGGCGTCGAGGGCCTGGCCGTCCGGCTGGGCTACACGTCGCGCCACCTCAGCCGGCTGCTGACCGCCGAGCTCGGCGCCGGACCGCTGGCCCTCGCGCGCACACAGCGGGCGCAGACCGCCCGGGTGCTCGTCGAGACGACCGAGCTCGGCTTCGCCGACATCGCGTTCGCGGCCGGCTTCGCCAGCGTCCGCCAGTTCAACGACACGATCCGCGCCGTCTACGACGCCAGCCCGACCGAGCTGCGCGGCCGTCGGAGCGGCCCCCGCACGCCGGGTGCCGTCGACCTCCGGCTGGCCGTGCGCACGCCGTACGCCGGCCGCGCCCTGCTGCGGTTCCTCGCCGATCGCGCGGTCGCCGGCGTCGAGGTCGCGTCCGTGCGCGACGACGGTTCGGGCAGCTATGCGCGGACCCTCGACCTGCCGCACGGCTTCGGCACCGTGCGCCTCGAGCTCGACGACCTCGTCGAGCCCGGCGTCGCGTTCGTCCGCGCGAGCTTCGCGCTCCAGGACCTGCGCGACACGTCGGCGGCGCTCGCGCGGGTGCGCGGGCTGCTCGACGCCGACTGCGATCCCGTCCCGGTGGGGGAGCACCTCGCGACCGATCCGGGCCTCGCCCCGCTCGTCGCCCGCCGACCGGGGCTGCGCGTCCCGGGACATCCCGCCGGCCACGAGCTCGCCGTGCGCGCCGTGCTCGGCCAGCAGGTCAGTGTCGCCGGTGCGCGCACCGTCGCCGGCCGGCTGGTCGCCGAGCACGGTCGCCCCGTCGACACCGACATCCCCGGGCTGACGCACCTCTTCCCGTCCGCGGCGACCGTCGCGACGCTCGATCCCGAGTCGCTGCCGATGCCGCGGGCGCGCGGTCGGGCACTGGCGACCCTCGGCGCCGCCCTCGCCGACGGCGAGGTGGTGCTCGACCGCGGGGTCGACCGCGACGAGACCCGGCGCCGGTTGATGACGCTGCCCGGCATCGGCGCCTGGACCGCCGACTACATCGCGATGCGTGCGCTCGGGCACCCCGACGTGTTCCTGCCGACCGATGTCGGTGTACGGCACGCCCTCACCCGGATGGGGAGCGACGACACCGACCCAGCACCATGGAGCCCGTGGCGCTCCTACGCCCTGATGCACCTGTGGACGTCACTGGAGGATGAGAACTGA
- a CDS encoding fumarylacetoacetate hydrolase family protein, with translation MRIARFTTGEEPSYGVVTGDLDDYGQLSDDAVIVELAGDPMYAGIRPLEKQHRIDDVRLLAPVLPRSKVVAIGKNYAAHAAEMGGEVPPEPLMFLKPNTSVIGPGDAIAYPPQTQDLHYEGELAVVIGRICRDVPAAQATDVIFGYTLGNDVTARDLQRSDVQFTRAKGFDTFCPLGPWIETDLDPHDFSVGRRVQTFLNGDVVQDGTTADMVFDVPTLIERISSVMTLLPGDVILTGTPEGVGPMQVGDEVEVSIEGLGTLTNTVKAK, from the coding sequence GTGCGCATCGCAAGGTTCACCACGGGGGAGGAGCCGTCGTACGGCGTCGTGACCGGCGACCTCGACGACTACGGCCAGCTGTCCGACGACGCGGTCATCGTCGAGCTCGCGGGCGACCCGATGTATGCCGGCATCCGGCCGCTCGAGAAGCAGCACCGCATCGACGACGTACGCCTGCTGGCGCCGGTGCTCCCGCGCAGCAAGGTGGTCGCGATCGGCAAGAACTACGCCGCCCACGCTGCCGAGATGGGCGGCGAGGTGCCGCCCGAGCCGCTCATGTTCCTCAAGCCCAACACCAGCGTGATCGGCCCCGGCGACGCGATCGCGTACCCGCCCCAGACCCAGGACCTGCACTACGAGGGCGAGCTCGCCGTGGTGATCGGCCGGATCTGCCGCGACGTGCCGGCGGCCCAGGCGACCGACGTCATCTTCGGCTACACGCTGGGCAACGACGTGACCGCGCGCGACCTCCAGAGGTCCGACGTGCAGTTCACGCGCGCCAAGGGCTTCGACACGTTCTGCCCGCTCGGCCCGTGGATCGAGACCGACCTCGACCCGCACGACTTCAGCGTCGGCCGCCGGGTGCAGACGTTCCTCAACGGCGACGTCGTCCAGGACGGCACCACCGCCGACATGGTCTTCGACGTACCCACGCTCATCGAGCGCATCAGCAGCGTGATGACGCTGCTGCCGGGCGACGTCATCCTCACCGGCACCCCCGAGGGCGTCGGTCCCATGCAGGTCGGTGACGAGGTCGAGGTCTCGATCGAGGGGCTCGGCACGCTCACCAACACCGTCAAGGCGAAGTGA